The following proteins are co-located in the Dromiciops gliroides isolate mDroGli1 chromosome 2, mDroGli1.pri, whole genome shotgun sequence genome:
- the OPALIN gene encoding opalin, with the protein MKSQMQTAEMDLIQNLTLPPNTTSFPGATDVITEGCIIILGLAAGIPTLVAIVLLVALIVVCTRERRKDGHTQENQRPNDFSDVYDSSEVSLENLSSPDMDVKETIEMEETHVYVKTIMGTEELSYDAYFPRTEMEKKPSLPRWLLPKRDRK; encoded by the exons ATGAAATCCCAGATGCAAACGGCAGAAATG GATTTGATCCAAAATCTCACACTGCCACCTAACACA ACTTCCTTCCCTGGTGCTACTGATGTGATCACAGAA GGTTGTATCATAATTCTGGGGTTGGCAGCAGGCATCCCAACCTTGGTGGCCATCGTCCTTCTTGTAGCTTTAATTGTGGTCTGTACtcgggaaagaagaaaggatgggcaTACCCAG GAGAACCAAAGACCAAATGATTTTTCAGACGTCTATGACAGTTCTGAGGTATCATTGGAG aaTCTCAGCAGCCCTGACATGGATGTAAAGGAAAcaatagagatggaagagactcaTGTGTATGTGAAGACCATAATGGGGACAGAAGAGCTATCATATGATGCTTACTTTCCTAgaactgaaatggaaaaaaagccgAGTTTGCCAAGGTGGCTTTTACCAAAACGGGACAGGAAATGA